A window from Drosophila subobscura isolate 14011-0131.10 chromosome O, UCBerk_Dsub_1.0, whole genome shotgun sequence encodes these proteins:
- the LOC117898705 gene encoding uncharacterized protein LOC117898705, producing MVKRESGGWHPFLYDMRVDACKFFSNRRRLFIPNLIYSALKRFTNVNHTCPYLAGSDLSLWNWSPVEARVLEKFPVEFGQYGLHTTWYSRKMRVVEINGSVLYFK from the exons ATGGTGAAACGCGAAAGCGGTGGCTGGCATCCTTTTCTGTATGATATGAGAGTAGATGCTTGCAAGTTCTTCAGTAACCGCAGAAGGTTATTTATTCCCAATTTAATATACTCAGCTTTAAAGCGTTTTACGAATGTAAATCACACATGTCCGTATTTG GCTGGTTCCGATTTGAGTCTGTGGAATTGGAGCCCAGTTGAAGCGAGAGTTTTAGAGAAATTTCCCGTAGAATTCGGTCAATATGGATTACATACAACTTGGTACTCACGCAAAATGCGTGTTGTTGAGATTAATGGCTCAGTTTTATactttaaatga